A genomic window from Cotesia glomerata isolate CgM1 linkage group LG7, MPM_Cglom_v2.3, whole genome shotgun sequence includes:
- the LOC123269059 gene encoding neprilysin-2-like has protein sequence MVNISVLLGADKPIAENELSDSLEFELELTNISNNLSIDSLLNNTALIEEMSVADMIERWHSVNWIKFFNIAMQPFYEINNATIIRTAGSFIYLDNLIQILNYTPKRIQANFGLWKIIESLVPFVKNSTFLQVYQFYKQDEDEYDNEINCIELVKELLPVSVHALYVKKLKDTRIKEAVTDIFIEIKQKLIETLSSVDWTDGETKKNAIAKAEAIKGLIAYPDELLDDEMLEEYFADLDLDDDCFLENVVQLERFNWIKEMDNISRPFNIYYRANWNVTSFDLIGSTGHYFPTLNLFAMSTGLLQGLIFGIHHPNYMNYGAAGTLIGHEVSHAFDPFSLQYDHIGRVNNLWTDKSYNEYQDRHVASSTNTIIIP, from the exons ATGGTTAATATATCTGTGCTACTAGGGGCTGATAAGCCGATTGCTGAAAATGAACTCAGCGATTCCTTGGAATTTGAATTAGAACTcacaaatatttcaaataacttATCAATTGACTCATTATTAAACAACACGGCATTAATCGAGGAAATGTCCGTTGCTGATATGATTGAACGTTGGCATTCCGTCAATtggatcaaattttttaacatagcTATGCAACCATTTTATGAAATCAACAACGCGACAATTATCAGAACGGCAGGAAGTTTTATTTACTTGGACAATctcattcaaattttaaattacactcCCAAGCGAATTCAGGCTAATTTTGGATTATGgaaaataattgaaagttTAGTACCGtttgttaaaaattccacTTTCCTACaagtttatcaattttataaacaagaTGAAGACGAATATGACAATGAAATTAATTGCATTGAATTAGTTAAAGAATTGTTACCGGTAAGCGTTCATGCTCTGTATGTGAAAAAACTTAAAGATACACGAATTAAGGAAGCAGTGACTGATATCTTTATcgaaataaaacaaaagttgATAGAGACTTTGAGTTCTGTCGATTGGACTGAtggagaaactaaaaaaaatgctatCGCAAAAGCGGAAGCTATAAAAGGTCTTATCGCGTATCCGGATGAGTTGTTAGATGATGAAATGCTAGAAGAGTATTTTGCAGATCTCGATCTAGATGATGATTGTTTTCTGGAAAATGTTGTTCAATTGGAGAGATTCAATTGGATAAAGGAGATGGATAATATAAGTAGACcctttaatatatattatagagCGAATTGGAATGTAACTTCCTTTGATCTGATTGGGAGTACAGGCCATTACTTTCCAACATTAAACTTATTTG cGATGTCCACAGGATTGCTCCAAGGCTTAATTTTCGGGATCCATCATCCTAATTACATGAATTACGGAGCAGCTGGAACACTTATAGGCCATGAAGTCAGCCACGCTTTTGACCCCTTCAGTCTTCAATATGACCATATTGGAagagtaaataatttatggacTGATAAATCATATAATGAGTATCAAGATAGGCACGTTGCTTCATCGAccaatacaataattataccCTAA